The following are encoded together in the Phaseolus vulgaris cultivar G19833 chromosome 9, P. vulgaris v2.0, whole genome shotgun sequence genome:
- the LOC137821295 gene encoding U-box domain-containing protein 35-like isoform X1: MSLQHPGAAPPQNVTMVAVDKDKNSAHAFRWAVNHLDNPVIIAVHVKHKNFSHHVTNVFPPDEEDVVNIFNSLRGMCTRKAVTMKEAVVDDADVVRGLLEFANRNLIHSIVVGASAKNPLSSLKKFKAYQYQDIPTTMIKSAPDYCSVYIISKLKLVSARSAARSLAKGFTTSKQVPVPASPPSEPEGGSLRGQPPRSRSPYEGAAEPMRIIPARERPKSAGSSMSIENIDLPTRPRYWSMDESEILGLGAMDLSRLDSGISDSIGMSSSPQPSKEIEAEMKRLRLELKQTMDMYNSACKQAISAKNQAEQIRQWKLEEDRKVEEVRLSQEAALAIAEKEKARAKAAMEAAEEARRRAEQEAQRRKNAEMKARAEAEEKERALSTLAQNDIRYRKYTIEEIEIATGKFSSSNKIGEGGYGPVFKGHLDHTPVAIKILRPDASQGMKQFNQEIEVLSCIRHPHMVLLLGACPDHGCLVYEYLDNGSLEDRLFRKNNSRPISWKKRFEISAEIATALLFLHQNKPEPIVHRDLKPSNILVDRNYVSKIGDVGLARLVPASVADTMTQYHMTSAAGTFCYIDPEYQQTGMLTPKSDIYSLGIMLLQIITAKPPMGLAHQVRKAVEKGRLEEVLDPVITDWPMEEALSYAKLALKCVQLSKKDRPNLATELLPELNRLSNLELPPQNDRFSYSSADTIYSCNSHPPTPPRSQYSDSETSYRI, encoded by the exons ATGTCTCTTCAACACCCAGGTGCCGCCCCACCGCAGAACGTCACAATGGTGGCCGTTGACAAAGACAAGAACAGTGCCCACGCTTTCCGTTGGGCCGTTAATCATCTTGACAACCCCGTCATCATTGCCGTCCATGTCAAGCACAAAAACTTTTCTCATC aTGTCACCAATGTGTTTCCACCAGACGAAGAGGATGTAGTCAATATTTTCAATTCCTTACGTGGAATGTGCACCCGCAAAGCT GTCACCATGAAAGAAGCCGTAGTCGATGATGCCGATGTTGTGAGAGGACTTCTAGAGTTTGCAAACAGGAATCTCATACATAGCATCGTTGTTGGTGCATCCGCCAAAAACCCTTTGTCAAG TCTCAAAAAATTTAAAGCCTATCAGTATCAGGATATACCAACAACCATGATCAAATCAGCTCCAGATTACTGCTCTGTGTACATAATTTCGAAATTGAAGCTTGTGTCTGCTCGATCAGCGGCACGGTCATTGGCAAAAGGTTTTACCACATCGAAACAAGTTCCTGTGCCGGCAAGTCCACCTAGTGAACCAGAAGGTGGATCGTTAAG GGGACAACCACCTAGAAGTAGGAGTCCTTACGAAGGAGCAGCAGAACCAATGCGAATAATACCGGCAAGAGAAAGACCGAAGAGTGCGGGCAGTAGTATGTCAATAGAGAACATTGATTTACCCACTCGTCCACGATATTGGTCAATGGATGAAAGTGAAATTTTAGGGCTTGGGGCAATGGATTTATCAAGACTTGATTCTGGTATATCAGATTCCATTGGGATGTCATCATCTCCTCAACCCTCA AAAGAAATTGAAGCCGAGATGAAAAGATTGAGGCTTGAACTGAAGCAAACTATGGACATGTACAACTCAGCTTGCAAGCAAGCAATCTCAGCCAAAAACCAG GCGGAACAGATTCGTCAATGGAAACTGGAAGAGGATCGCAAGGTTGAGGAAGTTAGATTGTCTCAAGAGGCAGCTCTTGCAATTGCAGAAAAGGAGAAGGCTAGAGCCAAAGCTGCAATGGAAGCAGCTGAGGAGGCTAGGAGGAGGGCTGAACAGGAAGCACAGAGAAGAAAGAATGCAGAGATGAAGGCCAGGGCGGAGGCAGAAGAGAAAGAACGAGCATTATCTACGTTGGCTCAAAACGATATCCGGTATAGAAAATACACCATAGAGGAGATTGAAATAGCCACAGGAAAGTTCTCTTCGTCAAACAAAATTGGTGAAGGTGGATATGGACCTGTGTTTAAAGGCCACCTTGATCACACTCCGGTCGCAATCAAAATTTTAAGGCCTGATGCCTCTCAGGGCATGAAGCAGTTCAACCAAGAG ATTGAGGTACTAAGCTGCATTAGACATCCGCATATGGTGCTCCTGCTTGGTGCATGTCCTGATCATGGATGCTTAGTGTATGAATACCTGGATAATGGTAGCTTAGAAGACAGATTGTTCCGGAAAAATAACAGCAGACCAATTTCATGGAAGAAACGGTTCGAAATATCAGCTGAGATTGCAACTGCACTCCTTTTCCTTCACCAAAACAAACCAGAACCTATCGTGCACCGAGACCTCAAACCATCCAACATTCTCGTGGACAGAAATTACGTGAGTAAAATCGGTGATGTTGGTCTTGCACGTTTAGTCCCTGCTTCTGTAGCTGATACAATGACTCAGTATCACATGACTTCGGCTGCTGGAACCTTTTGTTACATTGATCCTGAGTATCAACAAACGGGAATGCTAACACCAAAGTCAGATATATATTCTCTGGGGATAATGCTACTTCAGATAATCACAGCCAAGCCTCCCATGGGCCTTGCTCACCAAGTTAGGAAGGCAGTTGAAAAGGGCAGGCTTGAAGAAGTGCTCGACCCTGTGATCACAGATTGGCCAATGGAAGAGGCTCTATCATATGCCAAATTAGCATTGAAGTGTGTCCAACTCAGCAAGAAGGACAGACCAAATCTTGCAACGGAGTTGTTGCCTGAGCTTAACAGGTTAAGCAATCTTGAATTGCCTCCACAGAATGATCGATTTTCTTACAGTAGTGCTGATACGATCTATAGCTGTAATTCACATCCTCCCACACCTCCGCGAAGTCAATACTCTGATTCAGAGACGTCCTACAGGATCTAG
- the LOC137821295 gene encoding U-box domain-containing protein 35-like isoform X3 encodes MCTRKAVTMKEAVVDDADVVRGLLEFANRNLIHSIVVGASAKNPLSSLKKFKAYQYQDIPTTMIKSAPDYCSVYIISKLKLVSARSAARSLAKGFTTSKQVPVPASPPSEPEGGSLRGQPPRSRSPYEGAAEPMRIIPARERPKSAGSSMSIENIDLPTRPRYWSMDESEILGLGAMDLSRLDSGISDSIGMSSSPQPSKEIEAEMKRLRLELKQTMDMYNSACKQAISAKNQAEQIRQWKLEEDRKVEEVRLSQEAALAIAEKEKARAKAAMEAAEEARRRAEQEAQRRKNAEMKARAEAEEKERALSTLAQNDIRYRKYTIEEIEIATGKFSSSNKIGEGGYGPVFKGHLDHTPVAIKILRPDASQGMKQFNQEIEVLSCIRHPHMVLLLGACPDHGCLVYEYLDNGSLEDRLFRKNNSRPISWKKRFEISAEIATALLFLHQNKPEPIVHRDLKPSNILVDRNYVSKIGDVGLARLVPASVADTMTQYHMTSAAGTFCYIDPEYQQTGMLTPKSDIYSLGIMLLQIITAKPPMGLAHQVRKAVEKGRLEEVLDPVITDWPMEEALSYAKLALKCVQLSKKDRPNLATELLPELNRLSNLELPPQNDRFSYSSADTIYSCNSHPPTPPRSQYSDSETSYRI; translated from the exons ATGTGCACCCGCAAAGCT GTCACCATGAAAGAAGCCGTAGTCGATGATGCCGATGTTGTGAGAGGACTTCTAGAGTTTGCAAACAGGAATCTCATACATAGCATCGTTGTTGGTGCATCCGCCAAAAACCCTTTGTCAAG TCTCAAAAAATTTAAAGCCTATCAGTATCAGGATATACCAACAACCATGATCAAATCAGCTCCAGATTACTGCTCTGTGTACATAATTTCGAAATTGAAGCTTGTGTCTGCTCGATCAGCGGCACGGTCATTGGCAAAAGGTTTTACCACATCGAAACAAGTTCCTGTGCCGGCAAGTCCACCTAGTGAACCAGAAGGTGGATCGTTAAG GGGACAACCACCTAGAAGTAGGAGTCCTTACGAAGGAGCAGCAGAACCAATGCGAATAATACCGGCAAGAGAAAGACCGAAGAGTGCGGGCAGTAGTATGTCAATAGAGAACATTGATTTACCCACTCGTCCACGATATTGGTCAATGGATGAAAGTGAAATTTTAGGGCTTGGGGCAATGGATTTATCAAGACTTGATTCTGGTATATCAGATTCCATTGGGATGTCATCATCTCCTCAACCCTCA AAAGAAATTGAAGCCGAGATGAAAAGATTGAGGCTTGAACTGAAGCAAACTATGGACATGTACAACTCAGCTTGCAAGCAAGCAATCTCAGCCAAAAACCAG GCGGAACAGATTCGTCAATGGAAACTGGAAGAGGATCGCAAGGTTGAGGAAGTTAGATTGTCTCAAGAGGCAGCTCTTGCAATTGCAGAAAAGGAGAAGGCTAGAGCCAAAGCTGCAATGGAAGCAGCTGAGGAGGCTAGGAGGAGGGCTGAACAGGAAGCACAGAGAAGAAAGAATGCAGAGATGAAGGCCAGGGCGGAGGCAGAAGAGAAAGAACGAGCATTATCTACGTTGGCTCAAAACGATATCCGGTATAGAAAATACACCATAGAGGAGATTGAAATAGCCACAGGAAAGTTCTCTTCGTCAAACAAAATTGGTGAAGGTGGATATGGACCTGTGTTTAAAGGCCACCTTGATCACACTCCGGTCGCAATCAAAATTTTAAGGCCTGATGCCTCTCAGGGCATGAAGCAGTTCAACCAAGAG ATTGAGGTACTAAGCTGCATTAGACATCCGCATATGGTGCTCCTGCTTGGTGCATGTCCTGATCATGGATGCTTAGTGTATGAATACCTGGATAATGGTAGCTTAGAAGACAGATTGTTCCGGAAAAATAACAGCAGACCAATTTCATGGAAGAAACGGTTCGAAATATCAGCTGAGATTGCAACTGCACTCCTTTTCCTTCACCAAAACAAACCAGAACCTATCGTGCACCGAGACCTCAAACCATCCAACATTCTCGTGGACAGAAATTACGTGAGTAAAATCGGTGATGTTGGTCTTGCACGTTTAGTCCCTGCTTCTGTAGCTGATACAATGACTCAGTATCACATGACTTCGGCTGCTGGAACCTTTTGTTACATTGATCCTGAGTATCAACAAACGGGAATGCTAACACCAAAGTCAGATATATATTCTCTGGGGATAATGCTACTTCAGATAATCACAGCCAAGCCTCCCATGGGCCTTGCTCACCAAGTTAGGAAGGCAGTTGAAAAGGGCAGGCTTGAAGAAGTGCTCGACCCTGTGATCACAGATTGGCCAATGGAAGAGGCTCTATCATATGCCAAATTAGCATTGAAGTGTGTCCAACTCAGCAAGAAGGACAGACCAAATCTTGCAACGGAGTTGTTGCCTGAGCTTAACAGGTTAAGCAATCTTGAATTGCCTCCACAGAATGATCGATTTTCTTACAGTAGTGCTGATACGATCTATAGCTGTAATTCACATCCTCCCACACCTCCGCGAAGTCAATACTCTGATTCAGAGACGTCCTACAGGATCTAG
- the LOC137821296 gene encoding protein ALP1-like, which produces MNKPTTKRRKKKDEGSTHKTKKKRELKGILTTLLLVDAKEKNEEDKEEHEKKKGMIDGYYSEVEESNPKKRKKVAGGDSVSHRRVWVKERSGAWWEVCNKAEFPEEEFRKAFRMGRVTFEAICEELNSVIAKEDTTLRNAIPVKQRVAVCLWRLATGDPLSVVSKRFGLGISTCHKLILEVCTAIKRVLMPKYLQWPNAVTLRDVKGEFENISGIPNIVGSMFTSHVPIIAPKMSVSAYFNKKHTERNHKTSYSVTVQGVVDHRGVFTDVCIGWPGSMGNDQVLEKSALFQRANNGGLNLSGVWIVGGSGYPLLDWILVPYMKQNLTWTQHAFNEKIGEVRRVAKDAFGRLKGRWGCLRKRTEVKLQDLPLVLGACCVLHNICELKNEEMDPELLKVDEDDDYDDVDDDVVVEPEVALRSVSSLKARDAIAHNLLHHGAGTSFI; this is translated from the coding sequence ATGAACAAACCCACGACAAAACGCCGTAAGAAGAAGGATGAGGGGTCAACCCATAagacgaagaagaagagagaactGAAGGGCATCCTCACAACACTCCTGTTGGTGGATGCAAAAGAGAAAAACGAAGAAGACAAAGAAGAACACGAGAAAAAGAAGGGGATGATCGATGGTTACTACAGCGAGGTGGAAGAGTCCAACcccaaaaagagaaagaaagtcgCCGGCGGTGACTCGGTGAGTCACCGGCGAGTTTGGGTGAAGGAGCGTTCGGGGGCGTGGTGGGAGGTGTGTAACAAAGCCGAATTTCCGGAAGAAGAGTTCCGGAAAGCGTTCAGAATGGGAAGGGTGACTTTCGAAGCGATTTGCGAGGAGCTGAATTCGGTGATTGCCAAGGAAGACACGACGCTGCGCAACGCCATTCCGGTGAAGCAAAGGGTGGCGGTTTGTTTGTGGCGGTTGGCCACCGGCGACCCTCTGAGCGTGGTTTCGAAAAGGTTCGGTTTGGGGATATCCACTTGCCACAAACTGATTCTTGAGGTTTGCACTGCCATAAAGAGAGTGCTTATGCCAAAGTACTTGCAATGGCCCAATGCTGTTACCTTAAGGGACGTCAAGGGTGAGTTTGAGAACATTTCTGGGATCCCCAACATTGTGGGATCCATGTTCACTTCTCATGTTCCCATCATAGCTCCTAAGATGAGTGTCTCTGCTTACTTCAACAAGAAGCACACTGAGAGGAACCACAAGACTTCATATTCTGTGACTGTTCAGGGTGTTGTTGACCATAGAGGGGTTTTCACTGATGTGTGCATCGGGTGGCCTGGTTCAATGGGTAATGATCAGGTGTTGGAAAAATCGGCACTTTTTCAAAGGGCTAACAATGGGGGCCTTAATCTTAGTGGGGTTTGGATTGTTGGGGGTTCCGGGTACCCTTTGTTGGATTGGATTTTGGTGCCTTATATGAAGCAGAATCTCACTTGGACTCAGCATGCTTTCAATGAGAAGATTGGGGAGGTTCGGAGGGTTGCTAAGGATGCATTTGGGAGGTTGAAAGGAAGGTGGGGGTGCTTGCGAAAGAGGACTGAGGTGAAGCTGCAAGATTTGCCTCTTGTGCTCGGGGCTTGTTGTGTTTTGCATAATATATGTGAGTTGAAGAACGAGGAAATGGATCCTGAGTTGTTGAAGGTTGATGAGGATGATGATTATGATGATGTTGATGATGATGTGGTGGTGGAGCCCGAGGTTGCCTTGAGATCTGTTAGCTCCTTGAAGGCCAGGGATGCAATTGCGCATAACCTTTTGCACCATGGAGCTGGCACTTCTTTTATTTGA
- the LOC137821327 gene encoding uncharacterized protein At4g33100 — translation MREKKASKSISSTSACAPLRDAYHNCFNRWYAEKFMKGHWDKQECVSEWQKYRACLSQHLEDKHLIRFLQAEGIVQDSGVTSQ, via the exons ATGAGAGAGAAGAAAGCCTCCAAATCTATATCTTCCACCTCTGCTTGTGCCCCACTTCGTGACGCATACCACAATTGCTTCAACAG GTGGTACGCCGAGAAATTCATGAAGGGTCACTGGGACAAACAAGAATGCGTTTCTGAGTGGCAAAAATACCGGGCGTGCCTTTCT CAACATTTGGAAGATAAGCATCTGATTCGTTTCTTGCAAGCTGAAGGCATAGTTCAAGACAGTGGTGTTACTTCTCAGTAA
- the LOC137821295 gene encoding U-box domain-containing protein 35-like isoform X2 translates to MSSTKTFLIVATLLFTHIISYIHYICAHITYVTNVFPPDEEDVVNIFNSLRGMCTRKAVTMKEAVVDDADVVRGLLEFANRNLIHSIVVGASAKNPLSSLKKFKAYQYQDIPTTMIKSAPDYCSVYIISKLKLVSARSAARSLAKGFTTSKQVPVPASPPSEPEGGSLRGQPPRSRSPYEGAAEPMRIIPARERPKSAGSSMSIENIDLPTRPRYWSMDESEILGLGAMDLSRLDSGISDSIGMSSSPQPSKEIEAEMKRLRLELKQTMDMYNSACKQAISAKNQAEQIRQWKLEEDRKVEEVRLSQEAALAIAEKEKARAKAAMEAAEEARRRAEQEAQRRKNAEMKARAEAEEKERALSTLAQNDIRYRKYTIEEIEIATGKFSSSNKIGEGGYGPVFKGHLDHTPVAIKILRPDASQGMKQFNQEIEVLSCIRHPHMVLLLGACPDHGCLVYEYLDNGSLEDRLFRKNNSRPISWKKRFEISAEIATALLFLHQNKPEPIVHRDLKPSNILVDRNYVSKIGDVGLARLVPASVADTMTQYHMTSAAGTFCYIDPEYQQTGMLTPKSDIYSLGIMLLQIITAKPPMGLAHQVRKAVEKGRLEEVLDPVITDWPMEEALSYAKLALKCVQLSKKDRPNLATELLPELNRLSNLELPPQNDRFSYSSADTIYSCNSHPPTPPRSQYSDSETSYRI, encoded by the exons ATGTCAAGCACAAAAACTTTTCTCATCGTAGCTACCCTCTTATTCACGCACATCATATCATATATACACTATATCTGTGCTCATATAACAT aTGTCACCAATGTGTTTCCACCAGACGAAGAGGATGTAGTCAATATTTTCAATTCCTTACGTGGAATGTGCACCCGCAAAGCT GTCACCATGAAAGAAGCCGTAGTCGATGATGCCGATGTTGTGAGAGGACTTCTAGAGTTTGCAAACAGGAATCTCATACATAGCATCGTTGTTGGTGCATCCGCCAAAAACCCTTTGTCAAG TCTCAAAAAATTTAAAGCCTATCAGTATCAGGATATACCAACAACCATGATCAAATCAGCTCCAGATTACTGCTCTGTGTACATAATTTCGAAATTGAAGCTTGTGTCTGCTCGATCAGCGGCACGGTCATTGGCAAAAGGTTTTACCACATCGAAACAAGTTCCTGTGCCGGCAAGTCCACCTAGTGAACCAGAAGGTGGATCGTTAAG GGGACAACCACCTAGAAGTAGGAGTCCTTACGAAGGAGCAGCAGAACCAATGCGAATAATACCGGCAAGAGAAAGACCGAAGAGTGCGGGCAGTAGTATGTCAATAGAGAACATTGATTTACCCACTCGTCCACGATATTGGTCAATGGATGAAAGTGAAATTTTAGGGCTTGGGGCAATGGATTTATCAAGACTTGATTCTGGTATATCAGATTCCATTGGGATGTCATCATCTCCTCAACCCTCA AAAGAAATTGAAGCCGAGATGAAAAGATTGAGGCTTGAACTGAAGCAAACTATGGACATGTACAACTCAGCTTGCAAGCAAGCAATCTCAGCCAAAAACCAG GCGGAACAGATTCGTCAATGGAAACTGGAAGAGGATCGCAAGGTTGAGGAAGTTAGATTGTCTCAAGAGGCAGCTCTTGCAATTGCAGAAAAGGAGAAGGCTAGAGCCAAAGCTGCAATGGAAGCAGCTGAGGAGGCTAGGAGGAGGGCTGAACAGGAAGCACAGAGAAGAAAGAATGCAGAGATGAAGGCCAGGGCGGAGGCAGAAGAGAAAGAACGAGCATTATCTACGTTGGCTCAAAACGATATCCGGTATAGAAAATACACCATAGAGGAGATTGAAATAGCCACAGGAAAGTTCTCTTCGTCAAACAAAATTGGTGAAGGTGGATATGGACCTGTGTTTAAAGGCCACCTTGATCACACTCCGGTCGCAATCAAAATTTTAAGGCCTGATGCCTCTCAGGGCATGAAGCAGTTCAACCAAGAG ATTGAGGTACTAAGCTGCATTAGACATCCGCATATGGTGCTCCTGCTTGGTGCATGTCCTGATCATGGATGCTTAGTGTATGAATACCTGGATAATGGTAGCTTAGAAGACAGATTGTTCCGGAAAAATAACAGCAGACCAATTTCATGGAAGAAACGGTTCGAAATATCAGCTGAGATTGCAACTGCACTCCTTTTCCTTCACCAAAACAAACCAGAACCTATCGTGCACCGAGACCTCAAACCATCCAACATTCTCGTGGACAGAAATTACGTGAGTAAAATCGGTGATGTTGGTCTTGCACGTTTAGTCCCTGCTTCTGTAGCTGATACAATGACTCAGTATCACATGACTTCGGCTGCTGGAACCTTTTGTTACATTGATCCTGAGTATCAACAAACGGGAATGCTAACACCAAAGTCAGATATATATTCTCTGGGGATAATGCTACTTCAGATAATCACAGCCAAGCCTCCCATGGGCCTTGCTCACCAAGTTAGGAAGGCAGTTGAAAAGGGCAGGCTTGAAGAAGTGCTCGACCCTGTGATCACAGATTGGCCAATGGAAGAGGCTCTATCATATGCCAAATTAGCATTGAAGTGTGTCCAACTCAGCAAGAAGGACAGACCAAATCTTGCAACGGAGTTGTTGCCTGAGCTTAACAGGTTAAGCAATCTTGAATTGCCTCCACAGAATGATCGATTTTCTTACAGTAGTGCTGATACGATCTATAGCTGTAATTCACATCCTCCCACACCTCCGCGAAGTCAATACTCTGATTCAGAGACGTCCTACAGGATCTAG